From the Chryseobacterium fluminis genome, the window TGAAAAAGGTAGGTTCGGAAATTCCGCTTTTCTCGATAATATATTTCAGCTTGAAAGGCGAATTTTTCAGAGTCTCATCAATAGAATTACTTATTTTAATATAATTTTTGATTTCTGATATCATTTTATGATAGTTTAAACTATTAAATTTTAAACAAATTTAAAAATAAATTTGATATTAAATCCCTTTTTTATTTAAAACTTCATCCACAAAAACTTTTCTGCTTACTGCATCGTAAGACTCTGTTTCTCCGAGTTCTACCAGGTCTTTCCCGGCAGAGGTTCTCATCGAATAGTTGGCCAGATTTCCGGTTCTCCTGCAGATCGCATGTACTTTAGTTACATATTCTGCAGTAGCCATTAAATTGGGCATTGGCCCGAAAGGTCTTCCCAGGAAATCCATGTCCAGACCGGCAACGACGACCCTCACTCCGGTGTTGGCCATCTGATTGGCGATTTCCACAATGCTTTCGTCGAAAAACTGTGCTTCATCAATTCCCACCACATCACAATTTGAAGCCAGCAATAAAATTTCGCTGGGGTTATCTACTGCCGTACTCCGGATCTTATTCTGGTTGTGAGACACCACATCTTCATCAGAATATCGGGTATCCAGCCTGGGTTTAAAAATCTCTACATTTTGTCCCGCCATTTCTGCTCTTCTCAGCCTTCTGATCAACTCTTCGGTTTTTCCGGAAAACATTGAGCCACAAATAACTTCCATCCAACCACTTTGTTTGGAATGATTAATTGTATTTTCTAAAAACATTTGTTAAATTAGCCGTATATTTCTATCATCAAAAGTACGCAATTTTAACAAGATTCTTATATGCAGAACATCCAAGATTTAAAGGAAAAGATTTTTTTCGAATCCAAGAATATCATTGGTATTTTGGATAAAATAAGCAACGTAGACGAGTTACTTTCCAAGCAGGATCTTGTGGATGAACTTGGTAACAGGATCTCGTTTCTGAGGTTACTGGAAAAAAACATAGAGTATTTCAGCGCCCGGAATCCGGCGGAAGATTCTGTAAATTCATCATTTCTTTCATCCGATATGCCTCAATTTGAATTTAACGATGAAAATCGTGAAGTTACGGAAGAGGAAGCCATCTTTAATAATGAGCTGAATGAAATCGGCGGGTATGAAGTTGGTTCCCAAAGTCATAAAAACGAAGATGAAGAAGCTGAATTCAACCATCAGTTAAACGAAATTGTCGAAAATGAGCTGCATGAGACGGTTGTACATTTAGCTGAAGAACATTCGTCTGAAAGAAATGCAGATATCGGAGAAACCCTTTCCCAGCATCTGGTAACGGAAGAGGAAGCCATATTTAATAATCAACTGAATGAAATTGATGAAACGGAGCCTTCTTCACAAGATAGCGGGCAGATATTAAATTTCGTTGATGAGGAAAAGATTCTCGCAGATGCTGAACCGGATGACGATGAAGGTATCGAGGAGAAGATGTTTTCTGATGAAGTAACGGAGGAAGAAGCCGTTTTCAATAATCAGCTGAATGAAATCGATGAATTTGAAAATCAGATTTCTGATGATGACGGAAATATCAACCATTTTGAGGAAGAAGAAAAAATACAGGATACTTTTCAGTCGATGGCACAGAGTGAAGATAAAGAATATGCCACTTCTGAACCAGTTGCAGGTACTTTCGACAGTGAGCCGATAGAGGATGAAGAAATTTTGATAGAAGAAGCTGAAGAGGAATATATGGCTTTTCCGGGAACGGCGGAACAGGGTGGCCCGGTATCAGAAACTTCCAATACAGAAGATCTACTGACTGATATTAAAAATGAAAATTCCCAGGAAGATTTAGTAAACCCAGAGACCAGCGAGAGAAGAAAAATTACGGAGATTGATAGACCTCACATTGAAAAAGAAATTCATCCTTCTGATGAAAACTTTGAGGACCTGGATCAGTACAATCACGAGAAAAAAATAAAATTAGCCAATATCAAAGGATTAAAATCCATTCATTCATTATTCGACAGCGATCCCCTTGACAAAGATTTTCCTGACCATAAAACAACTGGTGTTCCGGAAAAAGAAGAAACAGGAAGCATTCTGAAGACCAATATCCCGACCCATTTCATGGAAGCTGAAAAGGCAAAACCTGCTTTCAGGCTAGATCTTAATGACAGGATTGCTTTTACAAAAACACTTTTCGGCGGGAGTCAGGCAGATATGAATGATGTGATCGGAAATCTGAACAGTTTCAGAACATTGGAAGAAGCTAAAGAATACCTAAGCGATCTTTACTATGAAAGAAAATGGAGCGGGGTGGATGAGTACGCTCAAAGACTTTGGATATTGGTAGAAAACAAATTTTTATAAATTAAATTTTGAGCGGAATTCTTTATTTTGTTCCCACACCGATCGGGAACCTAGATGACATGACTTTCAGGGCGGTAAAAATACTGAAAGAAGCAGATTATATTTTATGTGAAGACACCAGAACTTCCGGAATTCTTTTAAAGCATTTCGAGATTTCCAAGCCTTTAAAATCTTACCATTTACATAATGAACATCAGGCTACAGAAAAAGTGATTGCTGATCTTAAAAGTGGTCAGAATATTGCCATTATTACAGATGCCGGAACTCCCGGAATTTCGGATCCCGGGTATTTATTGGCAAAAGCGGGCTCAGACCATAATATTGAGATGATCTGCCTGCCCGGAGCCACTGCTTTTGTTCCGGCCCTGGTCGTTTCCGGTCTGCCGAACAACGAATTTTTATTTGCCGGTTTTCTTCCGCAGAAAAAGGGACGGCAGACAAAGCTTAAACAGCTTGCAGAAGAGAAAAAGACCATTGTTTTATACGAAAGTCCACATAAAATCAATACGACCTTAGAACAGATCAGAATGTTTTTTGGTGAAGAAACTAAAATAAGCTTAAGCAGAGAAATATCGAAAAAATTTGAAGAAACCAAACGCGGAACAATCAGTGAATTAATCGAGTTCTCTAAAAGCAAAACTTTAAAAGGGGAGATTGTTCTGATTGTCAATAATGCTATCTAATTTTAATTGAAAAAACTATTTTTTGTACTGATTTCGTCGATTTGTATGGCACAGCAGACCGATCAGTACACTCAGATACTTTTATCCAGAAAGCTTGGAAAAGAAGTTCGGTCTTATGCTAACGGATACGGAGTCATTGTCGATCCCGAAACCGAAGGATCCGGAATTGTTGATTCTTCAGGAGCAGTTACTTTGGCACCGGCAGGAAAGAACGAGATCATTCATCTGCTCAAAAACAGGTTCATGCTAAGGGTTAAAGAAGCGGATTCAAAGATAAAAACGGCTTTAATTGACGAAAAAGGAAAACAGCTGATTCCCCTCGACATTCAAAAACTGGATGCATCCTGGAGTATTAATGAACGGATCATTTCCTCCAAAGAAGGAAAAGAATCTGTCTATGATTTTAATGGAAAAGAAATTATTCCATTTTCTGACAAGATAAAATTTGCAGGACAAAATAGGTTTTTCGTGAAAAAGGAGGGAGGATGGTATATTTATGATGCTAACGGAAAGCCTGTTTCCGACAGAAGATTCGATGAAAACCTGTACTTTTATAAGAACAGAGCCTACATAAGTTCCGGAGGCAGAAAAGGAGAGATTATTGATAATAACGGCGTGGTTCTGAATACAATTCACGACAATAATATTGACAATATCGGGGCGTATCCCTATCTCATCACCAAAAATAAAAAGGGTAAATACGGGATTATTGATGCCGATGAAAACCGCATTGCTGAAGAAATATATGATGAAGTCTTTCTGGGAACAAGATATATTTACCTGATCAAAAGCGAAAAAGTAAGTATCTTTTCTAAGGAGGCTAAAGAAGTTTTCCCTACCGAATTCGGTTATGTAAAATCCTTATTCGGTAATTTGTTTACTACACAGAAGACCCTTAAAAACCCTAAAATGGCAGTCATCCGGGTAAACGGCGAAGTAGTAATACCAAAAGAATACGATAATATTGAAGGAATAAAAATCTCGGGAGAAGATTTTATATATCTGATTAAAGAAAACCAACAGCGTTTTTTAGATAAAGATTTAAAAAATGTTTTGAAACCGGGCTATCAGATCGAAAGAATTTTTCCGAACAGCCTGATTCTCCGGAAAGAGAATATCTACTACAGATATACGGTTACCGATAAAAGTTATAAGGAGTTAAAGAATGTAACTTCTATAAAGGAGAACGGGGTTTTTTACTATCCCAAAACCATATTTCCTGCGATGATCTGCAAAAATAATTTAGGTTTTTACGGAATGATCGGCGAAAATGGGGAAGAAATACTTCCGTTCATCTATGATGATATTATCACTTTTCTTTCTGACAATGAAATTGTAGTACAAAAAGGAGGTAAATACGGGGTTACCAATTACCAGAATGAGCCGCTTAAAGAGGTGATCTTTGATAAGTACACTACTGACAAGCAAGGAATAAAACTCTATAAAGATAAAACTACCGATTATCTTTACTTTACCGATTCCGTTAATGAAAAAGATTCACAATAAATTCCATATAACAAAAAACATTATTAAAATTTTACTAAAATGATGATTTAAAATGCTTTGAATAACATTTTATAATATCTTTGCGACCATTAATTTTAGATCAAAATTAAATAGACTAAATTAGCCAACTTTCAAAAAGCTAATTAGTTATAAAGAAAATAATTGTCATACATATGAAACTATTAGAAGGAAAAGTAGCGCTAATAACGGGAGCTACAAGAGGAATCGGAAGAGGAATCGCTGAAGTTTTTGCACAGCAGGGGGCAAAAGTAGCATTCACCTATGCCGGTTCTGTAGACAAAGCGAAAGAATTAGAAGCAACTTTAAGTTCTGTAACTCAAATTAAAGGTTACCAATCTGATGCATCAGACTACGATGCAGCTCAACAACTCATTGAAGAAGTAATGGCAGAATTCGGCAAAATCGATATCTTGGTGAATAATGCAGGAATTACGAGAGATAATCTCTTATTAAGAATGTCTAAAGATGATTGGGATACGATTATGAAAGTAAATTTAGATTCTGTATTTAACCTTACAAAGGCTGTGATTAAGCCGATGATGAAGGCAAAATCAGGATCTATTATCAATATGACTTCTGTAGTGGGATTGAAAGGAAATGCCGGGCAGGCCAACTATGCTGCCTCTAAGGCCGGAGTTATCGGATT encodes:
- the fabG gene encoding 3-oxoacyl-[acyl-carrier-protein] reductase is translated as MKLLEGKVALITGATRGIGRGIAEVFAQQGAKVAFTYAGSVDKAKELEATLSSVTQIKGYQSDASDYDAAQQLIEEVMAEFGKIDILVNNAGITRDNLLLRMSKDDWDTIMKVNLDSVFNLTKAVIKPMMKAKSGSIINMTSVVGLKGNAGQANYAASKAGVIGFTKSVALELGSRNIRCNAVAPGFIETEMTAVLDEKTVQGWRDGIPLKRGGRPEDIANACVFFGSDMSSYITGQTLNVDGGMLMP
- the rsmI gene encoding 16S rRNA (cytidine(1402)-2'-O)-methyltransferase; translation: MSGILYFVPTPIGNLDDMTFRAVKILKEADYILCEDTRTSGILLKHFEISKPLKSYHLHNEHQATEKVIADLKSGQNIAIITDAGTPGISDPGYLLAKAGSDHNIEMICLPGATAFVPALVVSGLPNNEFLFAGFLPQKKGRQTKLKQLAEEKKTIVLYESPHKINTTLEQIRMFFGEETKISLSREISKKFEETKRGTISELIEFSKSKTLKGEIVLIVNNAI
- a CDS encoding thymidine kinase produces the protein MFLENTINHSKQSGWMEVICGSMFSGKTEELIRRLRRAEMAGQNVEIFKPRLDTRYSDEDVVSHNQNKIRSTAVDNPSEILLLASNCDVVGIDEAQFFDESIVEIANQMANTGVRVVVAGLDMDFLGRPFGPMPNLMATAEYVTKVHAICRRTGNLANYSMRTSAGKDLVELGETESYDAVSRKVFVDEVLNKKGI
- a CDS encoding WG repeat-containing protein — protein: MKKLFFVLISSICMAQQTDQYTQILLSRKLGKEVRSYANGYGVIVDPETEGSGIVDSSGAVTLAPAGKNEIIHLLKNRFMLRVKEADSKIKTALIDEKGKQLIPLDIQKLDASWSINERIISSKEGKESVYDFNGKEIIPFSDKIKFAGQNRFFVKKEGGWYIYDANGKPVSDRRFDENLYFYKNRAYISSGGRKGEIIDNNGVVLNTIHDNNIDNIGAYPYLITKNKKGKYGIIDADENRIAEEIYDEVFLGTRYIYLIKSEKVSIFSKEAKEVFPTEFGYVKSLFGNLFTTQKTLKNPKMAVIRVNGEVVIPKEYDNIEGIKISGEDFIYLIKENQQRFLDKDLKNVLKPGYQIERIFPNSLILRKENIYYRYTVTDKSYKELKNVTSIKENGVFYYPKTIFPAMICKNNLGFYGMIGENGEEILPFIYDDIITFLSDNEIVVQKGGKYGVTNYQNEPLKEVIFDKYTTDKQGIKLYKDKTTDYLYFTDSVNEKDSQ